CAGCCTCTTCCACACTGCTACTTCCGCCAAGCCCCTCACAGTGCTGGAGTGCAAACAGGGCTGTCGGGCAGTCAGCTCGAGGCCTACATGGGAGGCAGGGTCCCCTCTGCCCCACATTCCGGGCCATCACTCAGCATGCTCCAGCCACAGCAAGTCTCTGGGTCTGAACCAGGATGCAGCAGAAGCCACTGCGTGTTTGTGATGGGGGGCAGGAGAGACAGGCACATCCAGAGCCCAAGGACTGGGACACGCAGAGGACAGGGAGACCAGAGAGACGTAGGAGAGAGTGTAAATGGTCTGAGTACCTTCGACCTGCAGCCCCGTAGCTGGGGCCTCTGGGCCATCTCCTTCCAGCTGCCAGATGGCAGCTCCTGCTGGTGACACCCAACAGTACATATGCCCACCACAGCTGGACACACACCTCTCAGTGCCTCATTAGGGTCAGGGTGCCATGGGGATCccgtgggggcaggggctgggaaggTGCCCATGCAGGCTGCATGAGATGGGCAGGCCAGGAGACATGCTTGGGGGGACAGAGGCATCACAGACACTGCCCCGACTCACTCAACCCAGACTTGGACTAGAGTTTGGGACAGTGAgaagtggcgggggtggggaggtgtggaTTTGGTTAAGAAGTGGCCTGAGAATCCAGGGACAAGCTTTGTTTCGGGAGGAGTCAGGGTTTGTTCTGGAACTAGGTAGGGCATTTAGGCAGGTTAAGTCACAGGGACAGGGCAAGAATGACAAAAAAGGGATCAGGAACTGGGCAGGAGCACCTGCTCTTGAGACTCCTGTTCTCAGCCACTACTGGCCCTCAACCAACCTCCATCATTGCTGACCCCCTTTTTGCAAGTAAGGAAGCCCTAAGTCCACGGCCCAGCTTCTGCCCTGCTCCTGCCATAGCTAGGGGCCTGCTGATGAATTTCAGCCTTTCCTTCCAGGAGAGGACGGGCTACTCTCCTGAACCCTACAAATGCTTCAGAGCACACCTCAGAGGGGACAGAGTCCCTACCCATccctacccccttccccaccccttggTCACCTGCTGGCTCTGCCTCAAGAGGCGTGCAGAGCTGGGCTGGCCCCTCCAGGGCTCCTGGACCCCCAGGGCAGGATGAGGAGGTCAGGCCTGTGCTAGGCTCTCCAAAGACATCACACCAGCAGCTCATTCTTATCCTGACTCCCGAAGGCTCTTGGTATCTCTCGGGACTTACTTGGGAAACCTTAGCTGTGTTTAAGGGAGGTCTAGGGTAAGTCTGGCAGTGACCCTGTGGAGCCAGGCCTCAAGGTCGTGGCAGGAACCAGAGGAAGAGGTGGTGATCAAATGGAGGGGAAAGGCAGGGGCCGCTGATTTGGCCTGCCCTTAGCCTCTAGCACTTAGTCTTTCTTCCCTGTGGccatggtggggggcggggaggcgcgTGGGTGCTGGGCTCTGTGAACCTCTGGGGGATGCCGGAGGCCTTTCTAGTCCAGGGAGTGGGAGATCAGGGTACTCATCTTAAAAGCGGGGGCACATCCAAGGCAGAGGAGATGGTGGCCAAGGCctcaggggaggaggggaccTCAAGGTTTGCAGGGGACACTGGGGAGACTCAGCTCCCTGGGGGCTCTCCACCTGCCCGGCCTGGGGAGCCATACCTTTCCGGACACTACCATCGGCACAGGCATAGTCCCCGGCGCTGAGCAGGAAGCAGGCGGCTGCCTTCTTGTTTTTGTCTCGGGGGCCAGAGCGTCGCAGGGCCCGGCGCTcctcaggggtgggggcagaggccaggggctGGGTGAGGCCAGCTCCCTCCTCATCGGACAGCACCGCATTGGCATCGCCGTTCTGCTTGGAGTCTAAAGGGAGCAGACAGAAAGGAGGATGTGTGAGGGGCTGCTTGGGCCTTCCTCATGGGCTCACCTGGGGGCTCGCCAATCCCAGCCCTAGAGTGTCACTTCCCTCACCTGAGGGGGCCTGGCATCTCCCTGGGAGGGCCAGCGAGTGGGCctggccctgggggcagggggcggaatgccctccttccctctcagccTTGGCCTAGGGTCATTCCCGGGACAAGGAGCCACAGATACCCCAAGCTGGGGCTCCTGAATTCTGTCTGCCGCAGGCTGTCCCAGGAGATTAGCCTGAGGCAGGCGGCCGACTCGGCTTCCTCCTTGGGGCTGGCTCAGGCTGACACTTGGATGAGTTTGCATTCCCTCAGAGAACACCCGGCTTGCTGGGATGAGGGCTGGCACCGCCAGGGTTAAACCAATAAATAGGCCTCCACGGCCATCTCTCTGGACCCCCTGTAGGCGGTTAATCTTGCTCACCAGGCACCTCAGGCAGAGTCAAGTACCTAAAGGATTTGGAGCCCTCCGCTTGGGGCTCGCCTGTCTGGGGAAGACCCTGCACAGAGGAAGCTCCAGTTCAGCTCCCACTGCTGTGGGCTCTTTGCCCCAAGCCCCTGCCTCCGTCAGGCAGCACAGTGGGCCCTTGGCTGGCTCGCTCTGAAGGCAGCGGCCTCAGCATGGGCCAGGAATGCCCTGACCACGGCCAAGTAGTTAGGGTCAGGCTGAGGTGCAGCTGACAGCAGCCGCGGGTAAGTGTGCATCCAGGAGCTGGTGCAGGGACTTGCGCATTTTGATATTAGGTTTCCCTCTGAGCTCTGAAAGGGCCTAAGGGTACAGCTGAAATTCCCCGAGGCCCTGGCTGGGAGATTTCCACccagggatgggggaaggggcaccactttggtggggaagaggggagcctGAGGGGGGTTGTTCCATCAAGGCCCCCAAATGACCCTAGGGAGTGAGTAGCCCCAGCATGTACTACGGCCACCCCCCAACAGGCCATAGGTGAGTGTTATGAGTCAGGCACCCCTCTGGAGAGTGAGTCCCACTTTGCCCCCAGAGCTTAGCCAAAAGCTGCTACCTTTGTCTCCtggcccacccccagcctcccgaTGGCCTGGCGTCCAAGGGCTGCCCAGGTGAGGAATCCCAGACCTCCCTCCGGAGCCCCTCCCACCACACTTAGGCTCTGGCTCTCCAGCCTAACTCCAAGTTTCTGTGGGTTAAGCCgatttcctttcccctctcttgACGCAGGTGGAAGCAAGCTTTCCAGGGGTGGCCTTTCCCATCCTTGAAGAACAGGATCCAGACCCGGAGGCCCTCCCCCTCCAGGGTGCAGAAGCCATTTCTTCTACCCTTCCTTTTCCCCTGCCTGACACTGTCTGGGCTACTCCCTCTCGGTTCCCTCCCATCCCATGTTAAACCCTGAGCCGAGGACTCAATCTAGCTTGTGCTGAACAGAAGGCAGCCTCCCACTGCTGTTACGTTATCACATTTATTAGGCCAAGAGACATCAGACTCCAACGTTTGGAAAGAAATGATTCACGTGTTGATGCACCTTGGCAGAACAGCTGCCCGGCTCTCTAGCTAACAACGACAGCGCCTGATGCTTGTAGAGTGGTTTTCACTTCTCCAAATACTCTCAGATCTGTTATTCATTTGGGTCTCCTCAAAGTCTTGGGGAGTAGGAGatgactcccattttacaggtgaagaaccCATGATCAGAGACGGTTAGTGACTGGCCTCAGGTCACACAGCACCGTGGCCAAGATGGTATTTGAATTCACAGCCCCGTGCACTGCCCGCCGCAGCCTAAACTGGGTGGTAAACTCACTCCACAGACCCTAATGTTCAGAAAGCTATTGGAAAACCAGAAGAGAGACAGATTTGGCCTCGACACTTTCTGCTTTTAAAGACACATCTTACACACTTAGGGCAGCCCAGGACAATAAAGGACAATCCCAAGTCCCAAGGGCTGAGGTTCATTTGGGGACTCCCTCCAccactggaggggaggtggcttTCCTTCCCAACCCCCAATCTCACCTGCCCGTTTCCTCTCAACCATACCCTCttctggggcaggggggctggtATCACTGTAGGTGCTGTCCCGGGGCGAGGTCTCCTCAGACTTGCAGTAAATGGGTGACTCAAGCTGGGGTGGCCGGGGCacatgcttctttctttttttaggcaGCTTCTGCTTGGCCATGGCCAGGGAGTAGTACATGCCGAAGTTGTTGACGATGACCGGCACGGGCATGGCAATGGTGAGCACGCCAGCCAGTGCACACAGCGCCCCCACCAGCATGCCCGACCACGTCTTGGGGTACATGTCCCCATAGCCCAGCGTCGTCATGGTGACCACCGCCCACCAGAAGCCAATGGGGATGTTCTTGAAGTCGGTGTGGTCGTTGCCCCGTGGGTCGGAGGGCCTGGCGCCAATGCGCTCGGCATAGTAGATCATGGTGGCGAAGATAAGCACGCCCAGGGCCAGGAAGATGATGAGCAGGAGGAACTCATTGGTGCTGGCACGTAGGGTGTGGCCCAGCACGCGCAGCCCCACGAAGTGGCGTGTGAGCTTGAAGATGCGCAGGATGCGCACGAAGCGCACGACGCGCAGGAAGCCCAGCACGTCTCGGGCTGCCTTGGAGGACAGGCCGCTCAGCCCCACCTCCAGGTAGAAGGGCAGGATGGCCACGAAGTCGATGATGTTGAGCAGGTTCTTGACGAAGTCTAGCGTGTCAGGGCAGCACACGATGCGCACCAGGAACTCCAGTGTAAACCACAGCACACACACGCCCTCGATGTAGGTCAGGATGGGCTCTGTCTCCACCTCCCGCCGGAAGTGCACGCTGGTCGTGTTCCCCACTCGGTGGATCTCTGTCACGTTGCGGTCAATGTTGAAGGCCTCGTGGGTCTCCAGACAGAAGGTGGTGATGGAGACCAGGATGAAGAAGAGAGAGGCGAAGGCCACCACCTGCGGGCGAGGAGGAGAGTGGGACGGTTGTCAGGGATGGACGGGCGCCGCCCTGTTTGTGGAGAGTGAGGGCATGGGTCACCGGAAGGAAGGACGTTAGATGGTGAGAGGCGGGATGAAAGTAGTCGTGGGCTGGAACTCCCTCTTCAGAGGGTCTTTACCCATCTGCTCGGGTATTTTAAGGTAATTCTTCCCAATCTTTGTCACAGGCACACAGAAGAGACAGGCTGCTTCTGGCTGGAGGCAACTGGACAGGAAACTATACTATTGGCTATGAcgcgccccaccccccgccccgcccttaACGCTCTGGCCCCGCCCACTGCTGACTCTGGCCCCGCCTCCTGCCTAGCTCCGCGCCCCTGTAGAAGGGTCGTGCCTTAAAGCTTCTCAAACTGTAATGGGTATATAAATCATCTAGGAATCTTGTTAaaatctgattctgattctgattcaggGCCAGGGTAGGGCCtgtgattctgcatttctaacaaactctcAGGAGAGGCTGCTGGTCCACAGACTACACTTGGAGTAATTAGGCTTTAGGGGCAATGGTCCTCAAAGTGAGGTCCCGGACCAGCTGCAGGAGCAGCAGCACTTGGGAActagttagaaatgcaaattcttgaccCCGTAAACTTACTGAATGAGAAATACTGTGGGTAGGGCCCAGCTATCTGCTTTAACAAAccttccaggtaattctgatgcacgCTAAGTTTTGAGGTCCACTGTGTTAGGGATATGCCCGGAGAGAGGGCCTGGAGGGAATGAGTCCGGGCCTCTTTCTGCCAGCTGANNNNNNNNNNCCAAGTCCCAGCCCCTCTCTACTACCTTGCAGCTTAGAATGTCCCAGCCAAATGCCCAGACAGTGAGAAGTGTCTGAAGGAAGGTAGCACGTTCCATAACAGAAGACAAGGGGAGGTCTGCCCAGAATAActacccctccccttcccgaCACCTGGCATTTCCTGGGACACTGAGCTCCAACAAAAATAAACTGCACCCACTGGGATCGGAGTGTGGCAGGGGCTGATCCAGACGGCTCGGATCTCGGGTAGAATGATGACAGTGGCACCCGGCAGAGGAACAGCTAGGTTTAAGTGTCCAATCATTATGAATGGAGATGAAATGCATGTGTAATAGCACCAATTACGGAACCCTCATCTGTTATTCATGCAATGCCATTCACCACTGTCGGGGCACCTGTTGCTGGGGTCTCCGCCCCCTGCTGCTGCCTGTCCTGCTCCGTGCGTGGGGATGAGCTTCCTCCCTGGGCAGAGGGCCGAGCTTAAATAGGTGGACGGGGAAGGACTGTGGCCCCGTGGCCACTTGGCAATCCCCACACACTGACTTCCACCTGGCCATGGCTAATGGTGCCCCTCAGGGATGCTTTCCTCCCTGAGAGCGTgcatgagggagggggagaaggcacACCTTGTTCTTAGTATTGCAAAACACCAATGGAGAATACAAGGGGAGCTGGGAAAATGAAACAGCAGCACCTCCGGGGCCTCTGGAGCAGAAGCAAGTCTGAGAGAACTTTGGGAATGAACATCCGTTAGCTGTCTGTTTTGTCCTGGCACAGCTGGGCACTTGGTACGTGTTACTGCCTTCGGTCCTCCCTGTGACCCTGTGAGGTAAGTCTCATCGTCTCCTTTTAAGGAGGAGTAACTAAGCATCAGAGAGGTTTAAAtgcttgcctaaggtcacatagccTAGAAGGGTTGGAAACCAGACTTGAACTCAGATCTGTTTACCTTTGGAGGCCATACCTTCTCTTCACACCGCACTGCCTTCACGATCAATTCACAGACCCAGGAAAGTCCTCTCTGAACTGTCAATACTGTTCCTAGCCAACTCCTTGATGACTACTATTTTACCCTTAGAGTTGTGTACCTTGGACTTAAGACAGACACCCACTGCACAGTAACACATCTTATTTACACTTGACCATGGACAGGTTGATCAAATGCAGCAAGGAAGGAGAACGGAGGTAGCAGACCACTTTCCCCACTTGAACAACTCTGCCTGGAGCTTCTCCTGTTTGTGGCTCTCCTATGAAGGTAAATTTCAAGTTCCttttctgatctctctctctcttttaagtttattatttatttgaagagaaagagagagaccccaagcaggctccacgctatcagcacagagcccgatgtggggctcgatctcacgaaccatgagatcatgacctgagccgaaatcaagagtcacgtgcttaaccgactgagccacccaggtgcccctgatctcaTTTTTCTTCCCCGAGAAAGGTGCTATCAAGGCAATACAGACCGATGTGGGTATTAGGCAAACGGCTCCAGCCTGGGGGCTCTCCGTGGCCATCCAGAGATGAGCTGGTGGTGGCACCTGTTGAGTGGCCACCGTGATGCTGGGAACTGCTGGGCACTGCTCCCATCCCCAGCAGCAAAAGGGGTGGGGTAAGGCGTGGAGACGGCATACCCTAGCTCTGCCAGGAAGCATGGGAAGCAGGAGCCTGCTCTCTCTGAGGAAAAATTAGCCAGGAGAGTTGGCCCACCTGGGAGCCGAGCGTGAAGTTAATTAGTGATTTGGAAAAACAAGTTCAGGAAGAGCTGCCAAGGGGCTGAgcagagggcacagagaggggagaaggggagggagggcagtgtGCCGGCCACCCTCTTACCCACAGGGCCAAGGAGCCGGCCTTGGTGCCTTCCTCACTGCCGCCCGGGCTCCTTCTGCAGCCGCCCAGTAAGTACAAACCACCCCTCCTGCCTTAGGGAACAGCCCCCTGAATTCCTGCGGTGTCCACTCACTTCTGTTTTTCCTTAGAGCTGTTGCAACTATTTTCTCGTATCACTCACCTCGGCCCTCCCAGGAGATGGGGCTGATAAAGGGTAGCCACATGTGCCCATTTCCCAGGCACGAGAAAGGGCAAATGACTCGCTCAGGATCAGGCAGAGGCCAGGTCCCCTGACTCTCAGTTCAGAGTTCTTTCCGCTTGGTCCTCTAACCAAACAGTCCACTCCTCTTTGGTGACATCTTCAAGGGGTCTCAGTCTCCCCTGTGACCTCTCGAGGGCTAGCAGCAGGTGCAAGGCAGGCCCCAGAAAGCACCCCCCTTCCCCAAGGAGACAGGCACACCACCTGAGGCTGAGCTGGGACAGATGCAGGCACCTGGGCTCTGGCGTGTTGCCCCAGGTGGGTCCTGAGGTTACAGGTTCCCCTGTCGGGCCCCAATGATTCCTTTCTCCCTAGGTTATTCCCGAACTGAATTATTTTGTAAGCAGTGGTCCTAAGCAAGTGCAATCAAGGCCCTTCACCTCCAGCAGCAGggacactgctttttttttcctcccactctCTTTTTTGGGGGCTTCCGGGGACAAAAAAGGACCAAGGAAGGAGGCAGTGGCTGCAACAGCACCCAATTTAGACATCAAGGCCTTGAGCTGGAGCCTTCTGAGCGGCCCTTGCTGGGCCATCCCATACAGCTAGTGGGGTACACTTGTACCTCCTTCCCATGGTACCTGCTGGGCAGAGACTGAGGCCAAAGAGCTAAGGAGCCCTggggtcagactgcctgggtcccTCATCCTGGCCCAGCCACTCACTAGGTAACTGCTGCACTTTGTACGGGTCTCTCACTACAAAATGGGGCCAGCACTAGTTCCCAGCCAGGGGTGTGGGCATGGTCTCCAAGGACCCTTACATGCAGCTTCTGAGAGGCTGAGTTGGACCTGGAGCCAGAAACATCGCAAAAATCTTTGCTTTTTAGAAGCAAAGGGACCCCAGGAGCTCACCTAGTTCAATTCCCTTTCTGCTGGTTTTGCGACCAAAGAAACCGAGGCCTGGGAAGAAGGGACTTGCCCCGGTTCCCATGGTGgaagatgtcagttctttccaTGCTACCTGAGGACACGGGACATAGATTCTGCTGGAAGTCAAAACTGCCCAAGCGGAAAATTGCTTATGCGATCTGGTTTGGCCAGCAGCTACGCTCCTCCCCGCTGGAAGgatgcgggagggtctcaccaccCTGGACAGGAGGTTCCGAGCCTCTGTGCTGGAAAGCACCGCTCCTTCCAGCTTCCTGCTCCATGGGCTCCCCACACACAGGCTGGCTGTAGCCTGTGGGGGACCCACCTGTCCGGAGACCCAGGTGTTTTGGCTGGTGAGTCAGCCCTGTTATCAGCCTCCTTCACCAAGCTCATCCTAAAACTGCCGATGGTAGGAATCTAAAGTCACATGCTTCTGGGTACAAGCTGGTCTCTGCTACTCACTGCCTGAGAGACCTTAggcaaatttcttaacctctctaagccttagGGTCTTTGCCCATAAAATGGAGATCTTTGCCCATAAAatggcctactatgtgccagacactgttctgggCGCTGGGGAACAGCAGGAAACAAAACGAACACCCCTGCCCCTTAGGCCTTACATTCTaggagaaggaaaccatcaacaaataagcaaatacataGTATGCCAGATGGTATAAGtgtcaggaagaaaaataaagaggaaaggaggTAGAGTATGAGGAGGAGGgaactatttcattttctttttaaactatttttttcaatttgttttgagagagagaaagagcacgtgcatgcgcaagtcggggaggggcagagagcacgagagaatcccaagcaggctccgtactgtcagcgcagagccctatgcagggctcgaacccacgaaccatgagatcatgacctgagccgagatcaagagttggacgcttaactgactaagccacccaggtgaccggAGGGACCTATTTCAAATAGGGTGATTAGGCAAGACCTCAATGCCAAGGTGACGCATctaagcagagacctgaaggagtGAGGAAGCGAGTTATATGAAGATCCAGGACAcctggagaggcagagggaacaggcaCTGCAAAGGACCTGAGGCTACAGAGTGCTTGATGTGTTGAGGGGGATGAGAACAGTACCCACTTTATAGggctgttttgaggattaaaagaaatgatatttgtaaaactcagcacagagcctagagtGTCTCAAGAATCTGGCACAGGCTGGGtcgggggggtaggggggaggtgACAGACACCAGTCATTGGGAACTGAATACAATcagcgggggcaggggaggggggcccaAGGAGAAAGGGCCAAGGAGACAGATGGACCAATAAACATAAGAAGACTCATGCCCAAAACCTATATTAAGGATGAAGTGTAGGAGAAGAGAAATCTGAGAACACAGCCAAAGACACTTGCAGAGAAGATCGGTGGGGATGGGATGAGGCGCTGAGGCTTCCGGGGAAGTGAGGTCCTAGAGCCCAGGCAGCGCTGTAAAAGGAGCGAGCAGCCCTGCGGGCTcagaggcaggaaaagagagacaacGTGTCAGGCAAAGCATCTCTGAGCTGTCCCTAGGCTCCTGAGTGAGGGCCTCAAAGTGCAGGTATCAGCCTAGCGACCCCTGTTCCTCTCCTTTCATGGGCTCCCCTGGGAGCAGACCCTGGCCCTGGGACCTCCTATCCTGGTTCCAGGGGCCACAGCCTGCCGCCACCTATGCCCCCCTTCTGCCAAGCCAGCACGTGGGGCTTCTCAGGGCCTCTGGGCTGCTGGGAGCTGATGAGTCCGGCCCCAGAAGGAATTCAGTCCAGCCCAGACCGCCGGCCAGGAACGTGCCCAGCCAAATGCAATTCCTGGCTGTTGCCTATCTGTGTTCCATGCTGTCCTATCTCTGCCGGGGCCAGTCGCCTGGCCAGAAAATTCGCCCCTTCCCTAACTCTGCATGGTTAAAGCACTACTCACGgtgaaaatttatgtatttatttacatatttatttatagccTGCCtccttctaaaaattatttaagagagCTAAGTCATTATCCTGCAGGGCCTATCCAGCTTAACTTCTATTTCCTCCTTGAGGCTTCCCTGCCGGCCAACCATCCCCCCACCTCGCTTCACTTCACACAGAGGTGGGATTTATGGCTTTTTCCTCTCACCTCCTGTGGGGCTTTATTCTTTAAGAGTACTGTGGCACCTCTCATGATCCATCTTGTGTTATTACTATTTCTTGTCACCCAATTTCCTTCAACTGCCACCGACTCCACCTGACCTAGCTCCCTTCAGGAACAGGGACCATGTCTGTCTCGTCTCTGTATTTACAGGGCCCAGCCTGGTGTCCGGCATGTGATAAGTacccaataaatgttttctgaatgacTGGAGCCAAGGGGACTGCCTACTTCCTCTCCAGGTCCTGGGGAACCTGTCACGAGGAGGAGATGTGGCCAGCCCCACTAACTCGGGATAGAGGTGACCGAAATGCCCAGGAATACCTCCAGGCACATGGGCTCTCAGACTCTGTGGCTTTCCAGGGTGGGCCAAGGCCACTGCCTGATGGGGCCCCCTGCCAGAGGCTGGGTTAACATCACCCACCCTgagaaaaacccaaaaaaccctaGCAGGGAGCTGGGCCAGAGGCTGTGGTAGGCTGGGTGCCCAGGAACAAGGATGGCCTGAACGTCCTGGTGCCCAGCACACTGGGTTTGGAGTGAGGGCAGGACAATGTCCACGGGTGGAGGCAAGGAGCCTGGGGGCTCCCCGTTCCCAAGGCCCAAATGCCTGGCTCTGTTCCTGCCCATTCTTCCCTCATCTCCCCAAAATAGCCCAAGTTtatttcagcccctcccccactttacACCCCACCCCAAATGGTGACAAACAGAAACACCTCATTATCCAGAGACAAGATGTTCAGAGGCAAATGTTGGTCTGttcagaacaaaaaagaaaaacacaaaacagaccCAGGAAGAGACTGGGAGGCTGCCTCGGGACAGGGTTGGGGGACAGGCCAGGGTACCGAGCCTCCCAGGCTTGGCTTCTTGGCTCTCCCTAGCCCAGCCGGCTTGGGACCAGGGGGTCCTGCCCACCACCCAGCTAGTCCCAGTCAATGCCCATGTCAGAGAAGCTGGGGGGCCTTCAGAAAGGATAAGTAGGAACAGAGCTCTGCATTTTCTTCCAAGAAGGCCTCCATTTCACTCCTCTGTCGGGCCAGGGGACACCTCGTCACTTCTCGTAACTAAGtcccctttctttttgttctatgAGTCCCACAGTGAGAAAAAACAGAGAGCAAGCTCAGATGTGAGCAATTCTAGGGAGTGAGGGGATGGGAGCTTTAGTTTGGAGGAGGAAGTGAAGGGAGGGATGGCAGGAGAGCAGAAGGCCCCCTCTGGGGCCCCCTAAAGTCAGAGGCCTTTTCCAGGCAAGAAGGCACAGGAGGCGGCTGAAGCTGTGGCACAAGCACAGACGTGGGTTCACAAGACCTGGGTTTGGAGCCTAGTTCAACCACCAGCTGTGTGAGCaagcccctctgggcctcagtttccctcagtGTAGACTGAGGTTAATGATCCCTGCCTCACAGAGGCCAGACGAGATACTAGAACAAAGCAAAAGTGACCTGATACGCAGTGGGTGCTCAGTGAAAACCCAGCTCCAGCTGCCTTCCTGGGACAGTAGGGATCCTTGGGCCACATCCTCTACTCGGAAGGGGAACATTATGGGAAAACGAATCCAGGTACTGATTTAGCCAAAGGAGAACGActatcatcctttttttttttttattgtttttaagttttatttattttcagggagggagagagaggcaaccaggctttgtgctgccagcgtggagctcaatgggggcttgaactcacgaactgtaagatcatgacctgagccgatatcgagctgcacgcttaaccaactgagccacccaggcgctccaaaacaCTATCATTCTTAACAGGACTGATAACAGCTGAAGTCAGTCTAACCCCTGGGTCCTCAAGAGGTTGGGAGTGAAGGGAGGGGAGTGTCCTAGGGTCCCGTTCCTCAGGCCTCCTATGTGCCCTCAGCAAATAAGGAAGGCCTTATTCTACCAACCTCCTTGCTGCCAAAACCCTGCTGGTCCCCCTCAGTCTGGCAAGCCACCCTGGCTGTGGCTGAGGCTGGGACTGTGGGCACTGGGCAGGTGGGGACAGGACCAGCCTGCCCCATGCCTGCTTTCCCACACCAGGCCACAGAAAGAGAGCCACCAAAGCACCGCCACAGGCCTGGCCACCGTGAGGGGAGCAGGGGTGAGCACCCTGACCGACCTAGAGCCTGCCTGAATGGGAACAGCTCTGCGGGCCAGGCCAGTAGCTACGCAACAGGCTCCACAATCAGTTGAGTTCACTTTCCGTTTGTATCTGTTTTGCTCCTGTCATAACACACTACTCAACTGGCCAGTTGGGTGCAAACCAACGCCTGGGGTgggccctgcccctctgccctacTGGCCTTCAGTGGGCACCCCACACCCACGGCTGATGCTGCAGGCCCCGAGTAGGGAGGGTATGCACAGACCCAGTGGACAATACTTGCTGGAAGGGCAGTGTTATTGGCCGCGTGTAAACAGAGTGAGGAGGGCACAGCCCCAGGTCGCCTACGCCCCAGGCCCTTAGACCTTGAGGGGTGGCAGAGTAAATGTCCCTGCTGATGTCCCCATCTGCCCCTGGGTTTTCTGATGTCATCCACAGGAAGTACAGAACCTCAGAACACCTTCCAGG
Above is a window of Panthera uncia isolate 11264 chromosome C1 unlocalized genomic scaffold, Puncia_PCG_1.0 HiC_scaffold_4, whole genome shotgun sequence DNA encoding:
- the KCNC4 gene encoding potassium voltage-gated channel subfamily C member 4 isoform X3, which gives rise to MISSVCVSSYRGRKSGNKPPSKTCLKEEMAKGEASEKIIINVGGTRHETYRSTLRTLPGTRLAWLADPDGGGRPESDGGGAGSSGSNGGGSCEFFFDRHPGVFAYVLNYYRTGKLHCPADVCGPLFEEELTFWGIDETDVEPCCWMTYRQHRDAEEALDIFESPDGGGGGAGTGDEAGDDERELALQRLGPHEGGAGPGAGSGGCRGWQPRMWALFEDPYSSRAARVVAFASLFFILVSITTFCLETHEAFNIDRNVTEIHRVGNTTSVHFRREVETEPILTYIEGVCVLWFTLEFLVRIVCCPDTLDFVKNLLNIIDFVAILPFYLEVGLSGLSSKAARDVLGFLRVVRFVRILRIFKLTRHFVGLRVLGHTLRASTNEFLLLIIFLALGVLIFATMIYYAERIGARPSDPRGNDHTDFKNIPIGFWWAVVTMTTLGYGDMYPKTWSGMLVGALCALAGVLTIAMPVPVIVNNFGMYYSLAMAKQKLPKKRKKHVPRPPQLESPIYCKSEETSPRDSTYSDTSPPAPEEGMVERKRADSKQNGDANAVLSDEEGAGLTQPLASAPTPEERRALRRSGPRDKNKKAAACFLLSAGDYACADGSVRKDGNVEPKACVPVSHTCAL
- the KCNC4 gene encoding potassium voltage-gated channel subfamily C member 4 isoform X2, with the translated sequence MISSVCVSSYRGRKSGNKPPSKTCLKEEMAKGEASEKIIINVGGTRHETYRSTLRTLPGTRLAWLADPDGGGRPESDGGGAGSSGSNGGGSCEFFFDRHPGVFAYVLNYYRTGKLHCPADVCGPLFEEELTFWGIDETDVEPCCWMTYRQHRDAEEALDIFESPDGGGGGAGTGDEAGDDERELALQRLGPHEGGAGPGAGSGGCRGWQPRMWALFEDPYSSRAARVVAFASLFFILVSITTFCLETHEAFNIDRNVTEIHRVGNTTSVHFRREVETEPILTYIEGVCVLWFTLEFLVRIVCCPDTLDFVKNLLNIIDFVAILPFYLEVGLSGLSSKAARDVLGFLRVVRFVRILRIFKLTRHFVGLRVLGHTLRASTNEFLLLIIFLALGVLIFATMIYYAERIGARPSDPRGNDHTDFKNIPIGFWWAVVTMTTLGYGDMYPKTWSGMLVGALCALAGVLTIAMPVPVIVNNFGMYYSLAMAKQKLPKKRKKHVPRPPQLESPIYCKSEETSPRDSTYSDTSPPAPEEGMVERKRADSKQNGDANAVLSDEEGAGLTQPLASAPTPEERRALRRSGPRDKNKKAAACFLLSAGDYACADGSVRKETCQDALSPSYAQAEVLTLS
- the KCNC4 gene encoding potassium voltage-gated channel subfamily C member 4 isoform X1 gives rise to the protein MISSVCVSSYRGRKSGNKPPSKTCLKEEMAKGEASEKIIINVGGTRHETYRSTLRTLPGTRLAWLADPDGGGRPESDGGGAGSSGSNGGGSCEFFFDRHPGVFAYVLNYYRTGKLHCPADVCGPLFEEELTFWGIDETDVEPCCWMTYRQHRDAEEALDIFESPDGGGGGAGTGDEAGDDERELALQRLGPHEGGAGPGAGSGGCRGWQPRMWALFEDPYSSRAARVVAFASLFFILVSITTFCLETHEAFNIDRNVTEIHRVGNTTSVHFRREVETEPILTYIEGVCVLWFTLEFLVRIVCCPDTLDFVKNLLNIIDFVAILPFYLEVGLSGLSSKAARDVLGFLRVVRFVRILRIFKLTRHFVGLRVLGHTLRASTNEFLLLIIFLALGVLIFATMIYYAERIGARPSDPRGNDHTDFKNIPIGFWWAVVTMTTLGYGDMYPKTWSGMLVGALCALAGVLTIAMPVPVIVNNFGMYYSLAMAKQKLPKKRKKHVPRPPQLESPIYCKSEETSPRDSTYSDTSPPAPEEGMVERKRADSKQNGDANAVLSDEEGAGLTQPLASAPTPEERRALRRSGPRDKNKKAAACFLLSAGDYACADGSVRKGCAKSRSLNNIAGAAGTSLGLSPLASRYSSPYPPRKLPLSHPFHPLTSPPPGHLAP